AAAAGTATCTTTAGGACAACTAATATATCCTAAATCTTGTCCAATTTGTATGGCTGTTCCATACTTCGCCCAAACACAGCAACTTTACGTCCGTGTGCAACCGCAGCTTCAACTACTTGTTGGAGGCGGTGTATATTTGATGCAAATGTTGCAAAGATAATGCGACCATCTACCTTACGGAAAATTTCGTGTATACTGTCACCGACACGTCTCTCTGACATCGTAAAGGTAGGAATCTCACTGTTTGTACTGTCAGAAAGTAAACACAGAACTCCATACCGACCAATCTCGGCCATCTTTGTTAAGTTTGCAGGTTCACCTACAGGTGTAAAATCGAATTTAAAGTCACCAGTATGTACGATGTTTCCAGGTGGTGTTTTAACGACAATACCATATGAATCAGGAATACTATGAGTTGTTCTGAAAAATGTCACAGACGTTTTTCTGAACTTAATAATATCATCTTCCTGAATTTCGATTAATTTAGTTTGTCGAAGAAGTCCGTGCTCTTCAAGTTTGTTTCTGAGTAAACCTAAAGCAAGCTTACCCCCATAAATAGGAATGTTTACTTGACGAAGTAAATATGGAATTCCACCAATGTGGTCTTCATGTCCGTGCGTAATAAATAATCCCTTTATTTTATCTTCGTTTTTGGATAAATAAGTGTAGTCAGGAATGACATAATCAATTCCAAGTAACTCATCCTCTGGAAATTTTATTCCAGCATCAATCAGGATAATTTCATCTTGAAATTGTACTCCGTACGTGTTTTTTCCGATTTCACCAAGTCCGCCTAATGCAAAGACAGCAACTTGATCATTTTTTACAAATTTCATAACAATCAGATCTCCAATACTTTATAATTTTCGCTTTGCTTTTCATATTCTAAATATGCCCCATCAACTGCAGTGACAAATTCAATATTATAGCCGCGTTCTTTAAGTTTAAATCTCACATTTGCTTCAGTTGTTGCTTCAATATAAAGAGTGTTTGTTCGTTCGCGAACAGGAACCTCTGTAATTTTATCTTGAAAATAAACTTTAAAAATCATTTACCAAATCTCTCCTTAACTTCCGAATGTTAGACTAACTTTTTCTATTATATGCGATATTTCTATTCAAGCCAAGCCTATAGGGCAAGAGCGAGTCTACTTTTGGTAAATAAGTCTAAAACTCACAGTTAAAAATAAAATTTAGCCACCAGTTGGAATAGGCTTTATTATGCGATTGTTTTTCTCTTTACTAAGTGTTTCCACTGTCTTCTAAGAGATTTCTTTAATTTTTTTAACATAGAAAATCCTCCTACCTAATTTTTATTTACCGACCTCATGTTATCGGTTTTAGTATATGTCATTTTTTGTGATATTTTCATGGGAATTAATGTGAAAGAAATTGACAATTTCTTCATTTTCACTTAGTTTGAGAACATGCTTTTTACACATCAGGAGGATAAACTGAAATGAAAAAATTATATAGTTCATTATTTATTTTAAGTATGATTTGGGGGATGTCATTTCTATTTATAAAGGTCCTTGTAGAAGATTTAGGGCCATGGGGTGTTGTGTTTTGGCGGTGTTTATTTGGCACAATCACACTATTCATTATTCTTTTTGTTTTTAAAAAACAAGAGTTGAGAAGAGTAAGGTTTAAAAGTCTACCGTGGCTGAAGCTTTTTCTTGTAGCACTTTTTAATAATGCACTTCCTTTTGCATTCATAGCTATGAGTGAAATGAAGATTTCCAGTAGTCTTGCCTCTGTTATAAATGCAACTACTCCATTATGGACAATTGTCATTGGGGCACTCTTTTTCTTTATTCCTGTTAAGGGGAGACAATGGGTTGGAGTTTCAATTGGGTTTTTTGGTATTTTAATTTTGTTGAATCTTGATTTTAAAAGCTTAATAAATGAAAACTTTATTGGGGCAGGAACGATGCTTTTTGCTACATTTTGTTATGGGTTAGGCGCTCAAATGGCAAAAAGATATTTACAGGAATTATCTATTATAATTGTATCAATTGTTACTTTGTTTTTTTCAACAATGATCAGCTTAGTATTTATTTTATTATTAAATGAATCTGTTCATCCACCATCAGTTTTTTCGGCTCATACTTTTATATCGTTAATTGGATTAGGTGTGTTTGGTTCTGGATTTGCTTATCTTTTTTACTATTATATGGTTAAAGAAGGTAGTGCAGAATTTGCTTCGCTGGTAACTTATATCGTTCCAATTACGGCAATGTTATGGGGGTATTTATTACTTGGGGAAGGTATTTCTCCACATATGATTTTAGGTTTATTGTTTGTTTTTGCTGGAGTTTATTTAAGCTCAGCTAAATTGGCGAAAAAAAGCAGTATTAATACTTCAATAGAGAGTAAACATTAAAGTGAAGAAAAAACACTCATAGACAAACTAAAGAAGGGAGTATATCCCTTCTTTAACGTTCAACTGGAACTGCATTTTCAGGTTCTTGAAACGGGTGATCCTCATTAATATGATCATAAAACATAACACCATTTAAATGATCAATCTCATGCTGGAAAACAATGGACAATAGACCCCTTAGTCTAATATCAATAATCTTTCCTTCAAGGCTTGTAGCTTTAACGCGAATTCGGGCATAACGAGGAACAAAGCCTGGAATTGCTCGATCAACCGAAAGGCAGCCTTCGCCGCTAGTTAAATAGCTTTTCTCGATAGAATGGCTAACAATCTTTGGATTAAACAGAGCATAACTGTGCTGGTTTCCTTTTTCATCAACAACATGAATAGCAATCATTCTTTTTGATACATTAATTTGAGGAGCTGCAAGTCCTATACCTGGGCGTAATCCGTACTTCTCAGAAATTTCCGGATCTTGACTATTTTTTACGTATTGGATCATTTGAGATAAAGTTTCTTTATCCTCATCTGAAGGAGGTAATGTAACTTCCTTCGCCACTTCTCTTAAAGTTGGATGACCTTCTCTTATAATATCTTCCATTGTTATCATGGTAAACACTCCTTTGAACATAAAGCAAAAGTATTTAATAAGTGTATGACTAAGGCAGACAAACTAAGTTATTACAACCTCAAAATCATTATGTATATATAAACTAGATATAATTTCATTGTATTATACTATAAGATTATATAGGAAATAGCAGAAATCGAAAAAAATTTGGGATTACATAATAATCGAAGGGCTAACAGTGGAAAATTGTTAGCCCTTGACATATTTCTTACCTTTATTTTTAATAGCCGATGTAAGCTGCACCTACAATAATTAGTAAAATAAACAATACAACGATTAACGCAAAGCCGTTTCCATATCCAGCTGTTGGTGCAACATATCCGTAACCATAATTTCCACACCCGTAATTGCAATCATAATAATGCATTTTAACGACCTCCTCATGATGATTACGCCCTTTGTTTTGGCGTATAGTACACTGTATGAAAGTAGTTCAAAAGTGTATAGACATTAGCCTAGATATGATTAAATTGACTCTAAGATGTTATTAGATACTTAACCCCCTTTGTATATATAACCCTATGATTGGTTTTGAGAAATGCTCTCTGAAAAACCACAAGAAATAATGGTCTAAAAACTAAGACAGGCTCATATGAATGGAAATAATAAAGACAAAAATTGGAAAGGTGCCATTATCCAAATAATTCCAAATAATTCCAAATATATATTGAAAACCCATTGAGAAAATATGTTAGACCAATTATAGTAGAAATGTCTGTAAGATAGGAGGATATACATTCTGATGCTGAAAAAAATGAATTACGTTTTATTTATAATATTATTATGTTTACTTTCTGGCTGCTTCGGTCCTGCACCAGAAGAAAAGATTTATACGATTTTGGAGGAAGCTGTTACATTAGAAGATTCATTTAAAGAACAACAACAGCCATTACTCGAACTCGAAAAGAAGGAAGCGGACCTCTATAATAAGATTATGGATTTGGGAATGAAAGAATTTGAACAAGTTGTTTCCTTATCTAAACAAGCTTTAACTTCAGTAGAGGAACGAGAATCTAAAATACAAATGGAATATGACAGTATTATGTCTTCGAAAGATAAATTCAATGAAATTAATGAAGAAATCGAAAAAATTAAGGATGAAACACTTTTGCAATCTGCACAAGAGCTTAAGTCTACAATGGAAGGTCGATATAAATCATACGAAAAACTTTATGAAAACTATAAAAAATCAATTTCTTTAGACAAAGAACTGTATTCAATGCTTCAAAAGGAAGATTTGGAGATGGAGCAGTTGGAAACACAAATAGATAAAATTAATAAGTCATATCAATCTGTTATGGAACAAAATAATGAATTTAACAAACTAACTGAACAATATAATGATTTAAAAATAAAGTTCTATGAAGAAGCCAATTTAAATGTTGAAAAAAGTGAATAATGCTATGCTTATGAAGAACCTTCCTCTTGGGAGGTTCTTTTTTGTGCACTGTTGTTTCTCTTATTCCTTAATGGTATTCATTTAAAGCTAAATAAATTATTAGCTAAAATATGAAAACGCAGTGTTTGAGAAGGTGAAAAGTGTCGAGTATATATAATAAATACAAGTTGTTATATAAAACTGTATTACAAACAATGTTACAGTGTTTGCATTTGTGATAATACAGTTTGAAGAAACAAGTAAAATGATTAAGGATAAAATTTATTATTCTTTAACTATTATAGATATAAACTGATTGACGGGCGTGAAAACATTGGTGTAAACTTGTAAATGAATTGTTAATGTGTATCAGTTTATTTTAAATTTAAACTAATACAGAGTGGGCTAAACAGACCACCAAACCATACATAGAGAACGTTTTTATACATCTCGTGAGTGGTATAAAGGTAAGAAAAGTCGAATTCAAAAAAATTGTGTCATCCATAAGATTTTAGGGTAACCTATTGCTGTGAATATTGGAATTCTCTTACTAATACTTTTGAAGTTCAATTCTCAATAGGGATTGAACAACACTCTTAAAATGGAAAGGAAGAGGTTATAAAATGGCTGCAAAAACAAAAGGCGCTGTTGTAGACAGTAAGAAACAGTTTGAAGCTATTTCTAAGGTTTTTGAAACATTCCAGATTTTAAATGAAGAAGGTAAAGTCGTAAATGAAGCGGCAATGCCAGAATTAAGTGATGATCAATTAAAAGAATTAATGCGTCGTATGGTTTATACACGTATTTTAGATCAACGTTCTATTTCATTAAACCGTCAAGGGCGTTTAGGTTTCTATGCTCCAACTGCAGGACAAGAAGCTTCTCAGATTGCATCTCAATATGCTTTAGAAAAAGAAGATTGGATTTTACCTGGATACCGTGATGTTCCACAAATCATTTGGCATGGTCTTCCGTTATATCAAGCATTCTTGTTTTCTCGTGGACATTTCCATGGTAACCAAATGCCTGAAGGAGTTAACTGCTTATCTCCACAAATTATCATCGGTGCACAATACATTCAAACAGCTGGTGTTGCATTAGGTCTTAAGAAGAAAGGCAAACAAGCTGTTGCGATCACTTATACAGGTGATGGTGGTGCATCACAAGGTGATTTCTATGAGGGTATTAACTTTGCTGGTGCATATAAAGCTCCTGCAATCTTCGTTGTACAAAATAACCGCTATGCGATCTCAACTCCAGTTGAAAAACAATCTGCAGCACAAACTATTGCACAAAAAGCAGTTGCAGCAGGTATCGTAGGTGTTCAAGTTGATGGTATGGATCCATTAGCAGTCTATGCTGCAGTTCGTGATGCTCGTGAGCGTGCAGTTAACGGAGAAGGTCCTACATTAATTGAAACATTAACATTCCGTTATGGACCACACACTATGGCTGGTGATGATCCTACACGTTACCGTACAAAAGAAACAGAAAATGAGTGGGAAGCTAAAGATCCATTAGTTCGTTTCCGTAAGTTCTTAGAGGACAAAGGAATCTGGAACGAAGAAGAAGAAAATAAAGTAATTGAACAAGCAAAAGAAGATATTAAAGATGCTATTCAAAAAGCTGATAAATATCCAAAACAAAAGGTAACGGACTTGATGGAAATCATGTACGAAGAAATGCCTTATAACCTAAAAGAGCAATATGAAATTTACAAAGCAAAGGAGTCGAAATAATCCATGGCACAAATGACAATGATTCAAGCCATCACTGATGCATTACGCACCGAATTAAAAAATGATGAAAACGTCCTTGTATATGGTGAAGACGTTGGTGTGAACGGTGGGGTATTCCGTGCGACGGAAGGACTTCAAAAAGAGTTTGGAGAAGACCGTGTATTCGATACACCACTTGCTGAGTCTGGTATTGGTGGACTAACAGTTGGTTTCGGTTTAACTGGATTCCGTCCAGTTATGGAAATTCAATTCTTTGGTTTCGTTTATGAAGTAATGGATTCATTAAATGGTCAATTAGCTCGTATGCGTTATCGTTCAGGTGGACATTGGACTGCTCCAGTAACAATTCGTTCCCCATTTGGTGGATTCGTACATACACCAGAGCTTCACGCTGATAGCTTGGAAGGTCTGGTTGCACAACAGCCTGGACTTAAAGTTGTTATTCCTTCAACACCTTATGATGCAAAAGGACTTTTAATCTCTGCTATTCGTGATAATGACCCAGTTGTATTCTTGGAGCACATGAAATTATATCGCTCATTCCGTCAGGAAGTTCCTGAAGAAGAATATACTATCGAAATTGGTAAAGCTGATGTAAAACGTGAAGGTACAGATCTTTCAATTATTACTTACGGAGCAATGGTTCATGAATCATTAAAGGCTGCGGATGAATTAGAAAAAGAAGGTATTTCTGTTGAGGTTGTTGACTTACGTACAATCAGCCCGTTAGATATTGAAACAATTATTGCATCTGTTGAAAAAACAGGTCGTGTAATTGTCGTTCAAGAAGCACAAAAACAAGCAGGTATTGCGGCTAATGTAGTGGCTGAAATTACTGAAAGAGCAATTTTAAGCTTAGAAGCACCAGTATTGCGTGTTGCTGCTCCTGATACTGTATACGCATTTACTGAAGCGGAAAATATTTGGTTGCCAATTTATAAAGATATTTTAGAAACTGCTAGAAAAGTTCTTGAATTTTAATTAATACTTCAAAACGAATTTTTAACATAATTATAGGAGGTTGAATGATTTGGCATTTGAATTTAAACTGCCTGATATTGGTGAAGGTATCCACGAAGGTGAAATTGTAAAGTGGTTCGTTAAACCAGGCGACAAGGTTGAAGAAGATGATGTCCTTGCTGAAGTTCAAAATGATAAAGCGGTTGTTGAAATCCCATCACCAGTTAAAGGTACAGTTACAGAAGTAAATGTAGAAGAGGGAACAGTTGCAACTGTTGGTCAAACAATTATTACTTTTGATGCACCTGGTTACGAAAACCTAAAATTCAAAGGTGATCATGGTGATGATGAGCCTAAGAAGGAAGAAAAAGCTGAACCTGCACCAGCTGCAGAAGAGAAAACAGAAGCACCTGCTGCTGCACCTGCAGAAGTAGAGGTAGATCCTTCTAAGCGTGTTATTGCTATGCCTTCTGTACGTAAATATGCTCGTGAAAAAGATGTGGATATTCGTCAAGTTTCAGGTAGCGGTAAAAATGGTCGTGTATTAAAAGAGGATGTTGATTCATTCTTACAAGGTGGAGGAGTTACTGCTCAACCAGCTACTACAGAAGAAACACCAGCTGCAAAAGAAGAGAAACAAGCTCAACCAGCTGCAGCTCAAGCAATTCCAGAGGGTGAATTCCCAGAGACTCGTGAAAAAATGAGTCCAATCCGTAAAGCTATTGCTAAAGCAATGGTTAACTCAAAACATACTGCTCCACACGTAACTTTAATGGATGAAGTGGATGTAACAAATTTAGTTTCTCATAGAAAACAATTTAAAAATGTTGCAGCAGAGCAGGGTATTAAGTTAACATATTTACCGTACGTAGTGAAAGCTCTTACTTCAGCACTTAAAAAGTATCCTGTACTTAATACTTCACTTGATGACAAAACAGAAGAAGTTGTTCAAAAGCATTATTACAACATTGGTATTGCTGCTGACACTGAAAAAGGTCTTCTAGTACCAGTTGTGAAAAATGCAGAGCGCAAATCTGTGTTTGAAATTTCTGATGAAATTAACGGACTTGCTACAAAAGCGCGTGAAGGTAAGCTTGCACCAAATGAAATGAAAGGTGCTTCTTGCACAATCACTAACATTGGTTCTGCAGGTGGTCAATGGTTCACTCCAGTAATTAACCACCCAGAGGTTGCTATTTTAGGTATTGGACGAATTGCAGAAAAACCTGTTGTTCGTGATGGAGAGATTGTTGTAGCTCCGGTTCTTGCTTTATCATTAAGCTTTGACCACAGAATGATCGATGGTGCTACAGCTCAAAATGCTCTTAACCACATCAAGCGTTTACTTAACGATCCACAATTAATTTTAATGGAGGCGTAATCGATGGTAGTAGGAGATTTCCCAATTGAAACAGATACTCTTGTCATAGGAGCAGGTCCAGGCGGATACGTTGCAGCAATCCGCGCTGCACAACTAGGACAAAAAGTAACAGTAGTTGAAAAAGCAACACTTGGAGGGGTTTGTTTAAACGTTGGTTGTATTCCTTCAAAAGCGCTAATCGCTGCTGGACACCGTTATGAAGAAGCTAGACACTCTGAAGATATGGGTATCAAAGCTGAAAACGTAACTGTTGACTTTTCAAAAGTCCAAGAATTTAAACAAGGTGTTGTGAAAAAACTAACTGGCGGTGTAGCTGGATTACTTAAGGGTAATAAAGTTGATGTAGTTAGTGGTGAAGCATACTTTGTTGATAACGAAACTGTAAAAGTTATGGACGAAACGTCTTCACAAACTTACAAATTTAAAAATGTAATTATCGCAACTGGTTCACGTCCAATTGAAATCCCTGCTTTCAAATACTCTAAGCGTGTATTAGACTCTACAGGTGCATTAAACCTTCAGGAAATTCCTAATAAGCTTGTTGTAATCGGTGGCGGATATATCGGAACTGAGCTTGGTACAGCGTATGCTAATTTTGGTACTGAAGTAACGTTTATCGAAGCTGCTGACGAAATTCTTGCTGG
This Metabacillus endolithicus DNA region includes the following protein-coding sequences:
- a CDS encoding DNA-dependent RNA polymerase subunit epsilon is translated as MIFKVYFQDKITEVPVRERTNTLYIEATTEANVRFKLKERGYNIEFVTAVDGAYLEYEKQSENYKVLEI
- a CDS encoding DMT family transporter, which produces MKKLYSSLFILSMIWGMSFLFIKVLVEDLGPWGVVFWRCLFGTITLFIILFVFKKQELRRVRFKSLPWLKLFLVALFNNALPFAFIAMSEMKISSSLASVINATTPLWTIVIGALFFFIPVKGRQWVGVSIGFFGILILLNLDFKSLINENFIGAGTMLFATFCYGLGAQMAKRYLQELSIIIVSIVTLFFSTMISLVFILLLNESVHPPSVFSAHTFISLIGLGVFGSGFAYLFYYYMVKEGSAEFASLVTYIVPITAMLWGYLLLGEGISPHMILGLLFVFAGVYLSSAKLAKKSSINTSIESKH
- the def gene encoding peptide deformylase; amino-acid sequence: MITMEDIIREGHPTLREVAKEVTLPPSDEDKETLSQMIQYVKNSQDPEISEKYGLRPGIGLAAPQINVSKRMIAIHVVDEKGNQHSYALFNPKIVSHSIEKSYLTSGEGCLSVDRAIPGFVPRYARIRVKATSLEGKIIDIRLRGLLSIVFQHEIDHLNGVMFYDHINEDHPFQEPENAVPVER
- a CDS encoding YkyA family protein, which produces MLKKMNYVLFIILLCLLSGCFGPAPEEKIYTILEEAVTLEDSFKEQQQPLLELEKKEADLYNKIMDLGMKEFEQVVSLSKQALTSVEERESKIQMEYDSIMSSKDKFNEINEEIEKIKDETLLQSAQELKSTMEGRYKSYEKLYENYKKSISLDKELYSMLQKEDLEMEQLETQIDKINKSYQSVMEQNNEFNKLTEQYNDLKIKFYEEANLNVEKSE
- the pdhA gene encoding pyruvate dehydrogenase (acetyl-transferring) E1 component subunit alpha, whose amino-acid sequence is MAAKTKGAVVDSKKQFEAISKVFETFQILNEEGKVVNEAAMPELSDDQLKELMRRMVYTRILDQRSISLNRQGRLGFYAPTAGQEASQIASQYALEKEDWILPGYRDVPQIIWHGLPLYQAFLFSRGHFHGNQMPEGVNCLSPQIIIGAQYIQTAGVALGLKKKGKQAVAITYTGDGGASQGDFYEGINFAGAYKAPAIFVVQNNRYAISTPVEKQSAAQTIAQKAVAAGIVGVQVDGMDPLAVYAAVRDARERAVNGEGPTLIETLTFRYGPHTMAGDDPTRYRTKETENEWEAKDPLVRFRKFLEDKGIWNEEEENKVIEQAKEDIKDAIQKADKYPKQKVTDLMEIMYEEMPYNLKEQYEIYKAKESK
- a CDS encoding alpha-ketoacid dehydrogenase subunit beta; translated protein: MAQMTMIQAITDALRTELKNDENVLVYGEDVGVNGGVFRATEGLQKEFGEDRVFDTPLAESGIGGLTVGFGLTGFRPVMEIQFFGFVYEVMDSLNGQLARMRYRSGGHWTAPVTIRSPFGGFVHTPELHADSLEGLVAQQPGLKVVIPSTPYDAKGLLISAIRDNDPVVFLEHMKLYRSFRQEVPEEEYTIEIGKADVKREGTDLSIITYGAMVHESLKAADELEKEGISVEVVDLRTISPLDIETIIASVEKTGRVIVVQEAQKQAGIAANVVAEITERAILSLEAPVLRVAAPDTVYAFTEAENIWLPIYKDILETARKVLEF
- a CDS encoding dihydrolipoamide acetyltransferase family protein, with the translated sequence MAFEFKLPDIGEGIHEGEIVKWFVKPGDKVEEDDVLAEVQNDKAVVEIPSPVKGTVTEVNVEEGTVATVGQTIITFDAPGYENLKFKGDHGDDEPKKEEKAEPAPAAEEKTEAPAAAPAEVEVDPSKRVIAMPSVRKYAREKDVDIRQVSGSGKNGRVLKEDVDSFLQGGGVTAQPATTEETPAAKEEKQAQPAAAQAIPEGEFPETREKMSPIRKAIAKAMVNSKHTAPHVTLMDEVDVTNLVSHRKQFKNVAAEQGIKLTYLPYVVKALTSALKKYPVLNTSLDDKTEEVVQKHYYNIGIAADTEKGLLVPVVKNAERKSVFEISDEINGLATKAREGKLAPNEMKGASCTITNIGSAGGQWFTPVINHPEVAILGIGRIAEKPVVRDGEIVVAPVLALSLSFDHRMIDGATAQNALNHIKRLLNDPQLILMEA